From one Bacillus sp. FJAT-42376 genomic stretch:
- a CDS encoding MerR family transcriptional regulator, with amino-acid sequence MSEALYTIGQFAKKTGVTVRTLRYYDQQEMLKPSFVSESGRRYYKDDDLIVLQQILSLKFLDFSLGQIRELLAAADGDLTSSLTMQKELMLQKQNHINRVILSLDHAIGVLETEKRPNLQILSFVIDSIQNEEEHLDWIKENLPEKYAKRVGDITGEEWLDLHKKTALLFQEMKDALKTRNPESSEVQRLAGECLNMLAGILGEQDMLTDMNSLDLDWERLAEGAEQSMFSVSPFTRQEEKLIEQAFEHYYRVKGEDNHV; translated from the coding sequence ATGAGTGAAGCCTTATATACGATTGGACAATTTGCAAAAAAGACCGGCGTAACCGTCCGGACACTCCGCTATTATGATCAGCAGGAAATGCTCAAGCCAAGCTTCGTCAGCGAATCGGGGCGGAGGTATTACAAGGATGATGATTTAATTGTGCTTCAGCAAATTCTTTCGCTTAAGTTCCTGGATTTCAGTCTCGGGCAGATCCGGGAACTGCTGGCAGCGGCTGATGGGGATTTAACGTCCTCGCTTACTATGCAAAAGGAGCTAATGCTGCAAAAGCAGAATCATATAAACCGGGTTATTCTCTCTTTGGATCATGCGATTGGCGTTCTCGAGACAGAAAAGCGGCCGAACCTGCAGATTCTCTCGTTTGTAATCGACAGCATTCAAAATGAAGAGGAGCATTTGGACTGGATTAAAGAAAATTTACCTGAAAAATATGCGAAGCGGGTAGGGGATATTACGGGGGAAGAATGGCTGGATCTCCATAAGAAGACCGCTTTGCTTTTCCAGGAGATGAAGGATGCGCTGAAGACCCGGAATCCTGAATCATCAGAGGTTCAGCGTCTTGCTGGTGAATGCCTGAATATGCTTGCCGGAATACTGGGGGAACAGGACATGCTGACTGACATGAATTCTTTGGACCTTGACTGGGAGCGTTTAGCGGAGGGGGCAGAACAGTCCATGTTTTCCGTTTCTCCCTTTACAAGGCAGGAAGAGAAGTTGATTGAACAGGCTTTTGAACATTATTACAGAGTGAAGGGGGAGGACAATCATGTCTGA
- a CDS encoding ABC transporter ATP-binding protein, translating into MIAAVLILSLLETGAGLIVPIFTKQLVDQAGAAALSSGMVFLLIGAFVLQSIGAGFSYYMLMYIGEVIVKGIREQLWGQILRLPVPYFDQHQSGETMSRVTQDTNTIKTLITSHLVTFVSGIIAIAGSVIILFMLDWKMTAIMLAVIPLSMLILWPIGRKMYKISKETQDGMASFSGDLGRVLGEVRLVKAYSGEEIEEEKGRNGIGHLFRLGLREAKIQAVVSPFMTTIMMVILVILIGYGGVRVATGSLSAGTLVAIIIYVFQIIVPFTQLASFFTAFQKAMGATDRIHELFSLNTEDKGSSEAVVVNKVMQFENVHFSYSEDKPILTDLSFTIAPSKTIALVGPSGGGKTTIFSLIERFYKPVSGSVKIGGQDISTLDLRSWRKQIGYVSQDSPIMSGSIRDNICYGIEREMADSEVENAARLANAAEFIEKMPDGYETEVGERGVKLSGGQRQRIAIARAILKNPSLLLLDEATSNLDSASEVLVQHALKNLMKGRTTFVIAHRLSTVVDADQILVLENGKLTGQGTHEELLNDHALYRKLAEKQLQLETAN; encoded by the coding sequence ATGATTGCTGCCGTATTAATTTTAAGCCTGCTGGAAACAGGGGCCGGTTTGATTGTGCCAATCTTTACAAAGCAGCTGGTCGATCAGGCAGGGGCTGCTGCATTAAGCTCGGGGATGGTTTTCCTTCTGATTGGTGCATTTGTGCTGCAATCCATTGGAGCAGGATTTTCCTATTATATGCTCATGTATATTGGTGAGGTGATTGTAAAAGGAATCCGGGAGCAGCTCTGGGGACAAATTCTAAGGCTGCCTGTTCCTTATTTTGACCAGCATCAGTCCGGGGAAACGATGAGCCGGGTTACGCAGGATACAAATACGATTAAAACGCTGATTACCAGCCATCTTGTTACATTTGTATCCGGAATCATTGCCATTGCCGGTTCGGTTATCATCCTCTTTATGCTCGACTGGAAAATGACCGCCATCATGCTTGCCGTTATTCCATTATCCATGCTTATCCTGTGGCCAATAGGCAGGAAAATGTATAAGATTTCGAAGGAAACGCAAGATGGAATGGCCTCTTTCAGCGGTGATCTTGGACGGGTTCTTGGCGAGGTCCGACTCGTGAAGGCTTATAGCGGAGAAGAGATCGAAGAAGAAAAGGGCAGAAACGGAATTGGGCATTTGTTCAGACTGGGCCTTCGTGAAGCGAAAATCCAGGCAGTGGTCAGTCCGTTCATGACAACGATTATGATGGTCATTCTTGTCATCCTGATCGGCTATGGAGGAGTGAGGGTAGCGACAGGAAGCTTAAGTGCGGGTACATTGGTTGCCATCATCATCTACGTTTTTCAGATCATCGTTCCATTCACCCAGCTTGCTTCGTTTTTTACGGCCTTTCAAAAAGCGATGGGGGCGACAGACCGGATTCATGAATTGTTCAGTCTGAACACAGAAGATAAGGGATCTTCAGAAGCGGTTGTGGTGAATAAAGTCATGCAGTTTGAGAACGTTCACTTCAGTTATTCGGAGGATAAACCGATCTTGACCGATCTTTCGTTTACCATTGCACCAAGTAAGACGATTGCCCTTGTCGGACCGAGCGGCGGCGGGAAAACAACGATATTTTCACTGATTGAACGCTTTTACAAACCGGTGTCAGGTTCGGTGAAAATCGGGGGGCAGGATATCAGCACGCTAGACCTGCGCAGCTGGAGGAAGCAGATCGGCTATGTGTCTCAGGATAGCCCGATTATGTCGGGATCGATCAGGGATAATATCTGCTACGGCATAGAGCGGGAAATGGCGGATTCGGAAGTGGAAAATGCGGCACGGCTTGCCAATGCCGCAGAGTTTATTGAGAAAATGCCGGATGGGTATGAAACGGAAGTTGGAGAGCGGGGAGTGAAGCTTTCGGGCGGGCAAAGGCAGCGAATTGCCATCGCAAGAGCGATATTAAAAAATCCGTCGCTGCTCCTGCTTGATGAAGCAACGTCCAATCTGGACAGCGCATCAGAGGTTCTCGTTCAGCACGCGCTGAAAAACCTGATGAAGGGCCGGACTACTTTTGTCATTGCCCACAGGTTATCCACAGTCGTGGATGCAGATCAGATTTTAGTCCTGGAAAACGGAAAACTGACTGGGCAGGGGACACACGAAGAATTACTGAACGATCATGCATTATACAGGAAACTTGCCGAAAAGCAGCTTCAGCTGGAAACGGCAAATTGA
- a CDS encoding cation:proton antiporter, giving the protein MDHLIFEVGTALLLVALAAILAGKLNFSIIPFLIVIGMLVGPHAPVIGIINLRFIESAEFIDFLGRIGILFLLFYLGLEFSVGKLIKSGKSIVVGGSIYIGINFALGFLYALIMGFPILEVLIIAGIITISSSAIVAKVLVDLRRTGNKETELILGIIMFEDIFLAVYLSVVSGLILGDSTSIGGTILSVLIALGYMLAFFIIARKATPLLNKLLNISSDEIFIIVVFAALFFIAGFSETIHVAEAIGALLLGLVFSETDQGERIEHLVVPFRDFFGAIFFFSFGLSIDPFTLGGAVWLALGAVAITIIGNFVAGMIAGRRAGLSHKASANIGLTIVSRGEFSIIMANLGLSGGLMAVLQPFSALYVLILAILGPLLTKESKHIYNALNKVFKWKQPKEKVKVKETPLP; this is encoded by the coding sequence ATGGATCATCTAATTTTTGAAGTAGGAACCGCATTATTATTAGTAGCTCTCGCCGCGATTTTGGCAGGTAAGCTGAATTTCTCCATTATCCCGTTTCTCATTGTCATCGGGATGCTTGTCGGACCTCATGCTCCTGTCATCGGCATTATCAACCTGAGGTTCATAGAGAGCGCCGAGTTTATTGATTTTCTCGGCAGGATCGGAATTCTGTTTCTGCTCTTTTATCTTGGCCTTGAATTCTCTGTCGGAAAACTCATAAAATCAGGAAAATCCATTGTTGTCGGCGGAAGCATCTATATAGGCATCAACTTCGCTCTTGGATTCCTTTATGCTCTTATTATGGGCTTTCCGATATTAGAAGTCTTGATCATCGCTGGAATCATTACGATCTCGTCAAGTGCGATTGTAGCAAAAGTACTTGTAGATCTCCGGCGTACCGGGAATAAAGAAACCGAACTGATCCTGGGCATTATCATGTTTGAGGACATCTTTTTGGCAGTCTACCTCTCCGTTGTCTCCGGCTTGATTTTGGGAGACTCCACGTCAATCGGCGGAACCATCCTGTCCGTTCTGATTGCCCTTGGCTATATGCTGGCTTTCTTCATTATTGCAAGAAAAGCCACACCTCTTTTAAACAAATTACTCAACATCTCGTCTGATGAAATTTTTATCATCGTCGTGTTTGCGGCTCTCTTCTTCATAGCCGGATTTTCAGAAACCATCCATGTGGCGGAAGCCATTGGTGCCCTGCTGCTCGGACTCGTTTTTTCTGAAACGGATCAGGGTGAACGGATCGAACATCTCGTTGTCCCATTCCGTGATTTTTTCGGCGCCATCTTCTTTTTCAGCTTCGGGTTGAGTATTGATCCATTCACCCTTGGAGGTGCTGTATGGCTGGCACTTGGAGCTGTCGCGATTACCATTATCGGGAACTTCGTTGCCGGGATGATTGCCGGAAGAAGAGCGGGTTTGTCACACAAAGCGTCCGCCAATATCGGACTGACCATTGTATCCCGCGGGGAATTTTCCATCATTATGGCGAATCTGGGCCTTTCAGGCGGACTCATGGCTGTGCTCCAGCCCTTTTCAGCCCTCTATGTGCTCATCCTCGCCATCCTTGGACCATTGCTCACAAAGGAATCCAAGCATATCTACAACGCGCTGAACAAGGTTTTCAAATGGAAGCAGCCGAAGGAAAAAGTGAAAGTAAAAGAAACACCCCTTCCGTAA
- a CDS encoding cation:proton antiporter regulatory subunit — protein sequence MNIREGDLPGIGRKFEAVTRNNDKIVVIIHDDGRREMYHYDDDDHEESISNITMNDAEARQIAAILGGMTYKPKAMENIELAFDDLIIEWFKVEPGAAAVNQSIGDIDVRSNYGITIIAIIKKNQSKQLTPGPDSIIEAGDTLVISGERKDLKNIIKDLLSNKGG from the coding sequence ATGAACATTCGAGAAGGCGATTTACCGGGAATCGGGCGGAAATTTGAAGCGGTAACGAGGAACAATGACAAAATTGTTGTCATCATTCATGATGACGGGCGGCGTGAAATGTATCATTATGATGATGATGATCACGAAGAAAGCATCTCCAATATCACAATGAATGATGCAGAAGCAAGGCAGATTGCAGCGATCCTCGGCGGGATGACATACAAGCCAAAAGCGATGGAAAACATTGAGCTTGCGTTCGATGATTTGATTATCGAATGGTTTAAAGTAGAGCCGGGAGCAGCTGCTGTCAATCAGTCCATCGGGGATATCGACGTCCGCAGCAACTATGGAATCACCATCATCGCCATTATTAAAAAGAACCAGTCTAAACAGCTGACACCCGGACCGGATTCCATCATTGAAGCAGGAGATACACTCGTAATCTCCGGAGAAAGAAAGGATTTGAAAAATATCATTAAGGATTTGCTATCGAATAAGGGGGGATAA
- a CDS encoding AbrB/MazE/SpoVT family DNA-binding domain-containing protein, translating to MEFSKLSSKGQITIPKHVRETLDLHEGERVAFIEEDGLVIMTKADLESLHKVQDIVSDEKFKQLMRKAKTQLEE from the coding sequence ATGGAATTTTCTAAACTGAGCTCGAAGGGGCAGATCACGATCCCGAAGCATGTTCGAGAGACGCTTGACCTGCATGAAGGGGAAAGAGTGGCTTTTATTGAAGAAGACGGGCTTGTGATTATGACAAAAGCAGATTTGGAGTCCCTTCATAAGGTTCAGGACATCGTCAGCGACGAAAAATTTAAGCAGCTGATGCGCAAGGCAAAAACTCAATTAGAGGAATAA
- a CDS encoding MFS transporter has product MTSSATKAPIWTKSFISNFLINFFIFLTFYALLTALPIYVIEDLNRSNTEAGLVITAFMLSAILVRPVWGKLLERYGKKLCLIVGMIVFMLTTVVYVWVDQFTGLLVLRFIHGISFSLITTATGAIAADIIPKERRGEGLGYHAMSMNLAVVFGPFLALTLLQFTTFTVLFMIFSILAVAGVLFSFLIKIEHVKVPARKFTASDLFEKTVIPIALIGGLVAFSYSGIISFISLYAKSLGLAHTASYFFVVFAVVMLLSRPFVGRAFDRRGPAIVMIPSFIIFAAGMLMLSFTDSSWMLLASGALIGLGYGSLVPCFQTLAIQKAHPSRSGHATSTFFTFFDIGIAFGSYILGMLAANLGLSNLYLYASGLIIVTLVLFTAVTRKKQSNYVPKEHVS; this is encoded by the coding sequence ATGACATCATCTGCAACAAAGGCTCCCATTTGGACGAAGAGCTTTATCAGCAATTTTCTGATCAACTTCTTCATCTTCTTAACGTTCTACGCACTGCTCACTGCTCTTCCTATCTATGTCATTGAAGATTTAAATAGATCAAACACAGAAGCCGGTCTGGTCATTACGGCGTTCATGCTTTCCGCTATCCTTGTCCGGCCTGTATGGGGAAAACTTCTCGAACGGTACGGGAAAAAGCTTTGTCTTATTGTGGGAATGATTGTTTTCATGCTCACCACAGTCGTCTACGTCTGGGTGGATCAGTTCACAGGCCTGCTTGTACTCAGATTTATTCACGGGATTTCATTCAGCCTGATTACAACCGCAACCGGTGCAATTGCTGCGGACATTATACCGAAAGAGCGCCGCGGGGAAGGACTCGGCTACCATGCAATGTCCATGAACCTTGCCGTCGTTTTCGGCCCATTCCTGGCCCTGACCCTTCTTCAGTTCACCACGTTTACTGTGCTGTTCATGATTTTTTCCATCCTGGCAGTTGCAGGCGTTCTGTTCAGCTTTCTTATTAAAATCGAACATGTCAAAGTACCGGCAAGGAAATTCACGGCTTCGGATCTTTTTGAAAAAACCGTCATCCCCATTGCCTTGATTGGCGGACTGGTTGCATTCTCATACTCCGGGATTATTTCATTTATTTCCCTGTATGCAAAAAGCCTTGGCCTTGCCCACACAGCGAGCTACTTTTTCGTCGTGTTCGCCGTGGTCATGCTTTTATCAAGACCGTTCGTCGGGCGGGCATTCGACCGAAGAGGGCCCGCGATTGTCATGATTCCATCCTTCATCATTTTTGCTGCCGGGATGCTCATGCTCAGCTTTACAGACTCCTCATGGATGCTCCTTGCATCAGGCGCGCTGATCGGACTCGGCTATGGTTCACTTGTTCCCTGCTTCCAGACACTGGCTATTCAAAAAGCCCATCCTTCCAGAAGCGGTCATGCAACGTCAACATTCTTTACATTTTTTGATATCGGCATTGCCTTTGGCTCTTATATCCTTGGCATGCTCGCTGCGAATCTCGGGCTTTCAAACCTGTACTTGTATGCATCCGGACTGATTATTGTCACGCTTGTGCTTTTCACTGCCGTGACCCGGAAAAAACAATCGAATTATGTACCGAAAGAACACGTATCGTGA
- a CDS encoding MarR family transcriptional regulator, which yields MEDTSNIIHNLHQAVRYLTKESNSRLQEHGIYSSQWSVLYCLDRFGPMSQTEIWRYLNVEAPTVTRTIARLEESGWINREPGADKREKIVSLTPLADEKLEQIKQSIKAFEEEMLRDLNENDRRTLTSLLGKIGSWN from the coding sequence ATGGAGGATACTAGCAACATTATCCATAATCTTCATCAGGCGGTCCGCTATTTAACAAAGGAATCCAACTCCAGGCTCCAGGAACACGGAATATATAGTTCACAATGGTCTGTTCTATATTGTCTCGACCGGTTCGGACCGATGTCCCAAACTGAAATCTGGCGTTATTTAAATGTGGAAGCTCCTACCGTTACAAGGACGATTGCCAGATTAGAAGAGAGCGGCTGGATTAATAGAGAGCCGGGGGCGGACAAACGGGAGAAGATTGTCAGTCTTACTCCTCTGGCGGATGAAAAGCTTGAACAGATCAAACAGTCTATTAAAGCATTCGAGGAAGAAATGCTCCGGGATTTAAACGAAAATGACCGCCGCACTCTTACTTCCCTTCTCGGGAAAATCGGCAGCTGGAATTAA
- a CDS encoding cell wall hydrolase produces MKAKGLVLVSSLAIGALTFAGQTNTASAAENYKVQQGDSYYKIGQEYGVAIDALKEANGRADNMIYTGETLQIPVAGAVDVKGAEQAVSDEDKDLMARLVEAEAKGESYEGKVAVATVIMNRVESDKFPDNVKDVIYENGQFSPVANGAINNPASQESKDAVNEAISYSSISKGALYFYNPDKAGSSFLDGKEVTTTIGNHVFAK; encoded by the coding sequence ATGAAAGCCAAAGGTCTAGTATTAGTTTCAAGCCTTGCGATAGGAGCTCTTACATTTGCGGGGCAAACGAACACAGCGAGTGCAGCTGAAAATTATAAAGTACAACAAGGTGACTCTTATTATAAAATCGGACAAGAATACGGCGTTGCAATTGATGCGTTAAAAGAAGCAAACGGCCGTGCCGATAATATGATTTACACAGGTGAAACCCTTCAAATTCCTGTTGCCGGCGCAGTGGATGTAAAAGGTGCTGAGCAAGCAGTTTCAGATGAAGATAAAGATCTAATGGCCCGTCTTGTAGAAGCGGAAGCAAAAGGCGAATCGTATGAAGGAAAAGTAGCGGTAGCCACTGTAATCATGAACCGGGTGGAAAGCGACAAATTCCCGGATAACGTCAAAGATGTAATCTATGAAAACGGCCAATTTTCACCGGTAGCCAACGGAGCGATTAATAATCCGGCAAGCCAGGAGTCTAAAGATGCGGTAAATGAAGCCATCTCTTATTCCAGCATCAGCAAAGGCGCACTCTATTTCTATAATCCGGATAAGGCAGGCTCAAGCTTCCTTGATGGAAAAGAAGTGACGACAACAATCGGCAACCACGTATTTGCTAAATAA
- a CDS encoding ATP-binding protein has translation MEPSKKIALRIALIYLIIGIFWIFLTDHLSLLMAKRDLDLYDFFQRNKGWIYILLTCIGLYILVYRRTKRIFLSKEKLEQKEKELERSNEHYRSLFHHNPDGVFETDTKGSLTALNPEGELILNCKESYIKGRDAREFIIPSEWERASALFQQVLSGSPQKFELTVRNRLKQERILRCSLLPIIIKGEIQGVFGIGRDITEYKANEELMIAAEKMSVIGELAASVAHEIRNPLTSLKGFVQLMSSTRSVDDQHLDIMMSEIDRINLISGEMLALGKKQDVLFRQENVRSILNHVMVLLEGEAHMKNVMVRFEDDSGEPLSIYCDQNQIKQVFLNLLKNAIEAIPECGEIVISLSRSKENVRIRIEDDGTGMEKERLEKLGEPFYSTKERGTGLGLAVCFSIVKRHKGSIHFKSTVGIGTSVIVEFPFVK, from the coding sequence ATGGAACCCTCCAAAAAAATTGCTTTGCGAATTGCACTGATCTATTTAATCATCGGTATTTTCTGGATTTTTCTCACAGACCATCTATCGTTGCTGATGGCCAAAAGGGATCTGGATCTATACGATTTTTTTCAGCGCAATAAGGGCTGGATCTATATTCTGCTGACCTGTATCGGACTGTATATTCTTGTTTACAGGCGGACAAAACGAATTTTCCTTTCAAAGGAAAAGCTTGAGCAAAAAGAAAAAGAGCTTGAGAGAAGCAATGAGCATTACCGCTCCCTATTCCATCATAATCCTGACGGGGTATTTGAGACGGATACGAAGGGCAGTCTGACCGCTCTTAATCCGGAGGGGGAACTGATTCTCAATTGCAAAGAGTCTTATATAAAGGGAAGAGATGCCCGGGAATTCATTATTCCTTCTGAATGGGAACGGGCCAGCGCCCTTTTTCAGCAAGTGCTCTCAGGTTCTCCTCAAAAGTTTGAACTGACAGTCCGCAACCGGCTAAAGCAGGAGCGCATTTTACGGTGTTCACTCCTTCCCATCATCATAAAAGGGGAAATACAGGGGGTATTCGGAATTGGCCGGGATATTACAGAATATAAGGCCAACGAAGAGCTCATGATTGCTGCCGAAAAGATGTCAGTGATCGGAGAACTTGCCGCATCTGTCGCGCATGAAATACGAAATCCGCTTACCTCATTAAAAGGATTTGTCCAGCTCATGTCCTCGACAAGATCAGTAGACGACCAGCACTTGGATATCATGATGTCAGAAATAGACAGGATCAACCTGATCTCCGGCGAAATGCTTGCTCTTGGGAAGAAGCAGGATGTCCTGTTCAGGCAGGAGAATGTAAGGTCCATCCTCAATCACGTGATGGTTCTCCTTGAAGGAGAGGCCCACATGAAAAACGTCATGGTCCGGTTTGAAGATGACAGCGGAGAGCCGCTCAGCATTTACTGTGATCAAAATCAGATTAAGCAAGTCTTCCTTAATCTCCTGAAAAATGCCATAGAAGCTATCCCTGAATGCGGAGAGATTGTCATCAGCCTTTCCCGCAGCAAGGAAAACGTGAGAATTCGCATTGAGGACGATGGAACCGGCATGGAAAAAGAACGGCTGGAAAAACTCGGAGAGCCCTTTTACTCAACGAAGGAAAGAGGCACCGGCCTTGGTCTCGCCGTCTGTTTCAGCATCGTCAAACGGCACAAAGGCTCCATCCATTTTAAAAGTACAGTGGGAATCGGTACAAGCGTCATCGTTGAATTCCCGTTTGTAAAATAA
- a CDS encoding multidrug efflux SMR transporter, whose amino-acid sequence MAWFVIVAAGLFEMLGVVLLNRVARKRSAANILLLAVSFMASFTLLSIAMKSLPMGTAYAIWTGIGAAGGAVLGMILYGESKDWQRILFIALILGSTIGLKIIA is encoded by the coding sequence ATGGCATGGTTTGTGATTGTCGCTGCAGGATTATTTGAAATGCTGGGCGTTGTCCTTCTGAATAGAGTAGCCAGGAAGCGCAGTGCAGCCAACATCCTTCTGCTGGCTGTATCGTTTATGGCGAGCTTTACTCTTCTTTCCATCGCAATGAAATCACTCCCGATGGGAACGGCTTACGCAATCTGGACAGGGATCGGGGCCGCCGGCGGGGCGGTGCTTGGCATGATTCTGTACGGGGAATCGAAAGACTGGCAGCGGATTTTGTTCATCGCCCTCATTCTGGGTTCAACGATCGGTTTAAAAATCATTGCGTAA